One genomic segment of Paenibacillus sp. FSL H8-0332 includes these proteins:
- a CDS encoding ABC transporter permease subunit, whose product MRAKLRKELPLHLMLLPGLVMIILFSYVPMAGVMIAFQKFIPAKGLFGDQKWVGLDNFEYVMNLPSFTQVLWNTLFISSLKLILGLIIPLVFAILLNELASNVIKRSVQTAIYLPYFLSWVVLGGILIDILSPSGGIVNEFLGWFGVSKIFFLGDNDWFPFTLIASDVWKNFGYGTIVYLAAITGIDPGLYEAATIDGANRWHKTWHITIPGIRMVIVLLSVLSLGQLLNAGFDQVFNLYSPQVYESGDILDTFVYRIGLLDAQYGVATAVGFFKSIISLTLISSSYFLAYRFAKYRIF is encoded by the coding sequence ATGAGAGCAAAACTGCGAAAAGAACTGCCGCTTCATTTGATGCTTTTGCCGGGACTGGTGATGATCATTCTGTTCTCCTACGTCCCCATGGCCGGTGTCATGATCGCGTTCCAGAAATTCATCCCTGCCAAGGGCTTGTTCGGGGATCAGAAGTGGGTGGGCCTGGATAACTTCGAATATGTGATGAACCTGCCAAGCTTCACACAGGTGCTGTGGAATACGCTGTTTATTTCGAGTCTCAAGCTGATTCTGGGCCTCATTATTCCGCTGGTGTTCGCAATTCTGCTGAACGAGCTGGCCAGTAATGTGATTAAACGGTCCGTGCAGACAGCGATTTATCTGCCGTATTTCTTGTCCTGGGTTGTGCTTGGCGGCATCTTGATTGATATTCTGTCTCCATCGGGCGGGATTGTGAATGAATTCCTGGGATGGTTCGGCGTCTCCAAGATCTTTTTCCTCGGCGACAATGACTGGTTCCCCTTCACGCTGATTGCCTCGGATGTGTGGAAGAACTTCGGCTACGGCACGATTGTATATCTGGCGGCTATAACGGGCATTGATCCCGGATTGTATGAAGCGGCTACCATTGACGGTGCTAACCGCTGGCACAAGACCTGGCATATTACCATTCCGGGCATACGTATGGTCATCGTCCTGCTGTCGGTACTCAGTCTGGGACAACTGCTGAATGCGGGCTTCGATCAGGTCTTCAATCTGTACAGTCCGCAGGTCTACGAGAGCGGGGATATCCTGGATACCTTCGTCTACCGGATCGGTCTTTTGGACGCCCAATACGGCGTAGCGACTGCCGTCGGCTTCTTTAAATCGATCATATCGCTAACCTTAATATCCAGCTCGTATTTCCTGGCTTACCGTTTTGCCAAATACCGGATCTTCTAG
- a CDS encoding carbohydrate ABC transporter permease → MRPKKRFDGIAVLNATVLILVSLLCILPLIHIIAVSFSSSAAASAGYVRLWPVDFTFASYMYTMSRTEFWQSMLVSLTRIGIGTPLNLLLTILVAYPLSKESHALRFRSVYAWAFFVTMLFNGGLIPWYTTLKEYGLLDSIWALVLPGAVPVFSVVLLLNFFREIPKELEEAALIDGAGHFRTVWSIFVPISKPALATLALFSMVEHWNSWFDGLLLMGNPANYPLQSYIQTIVIQQNLSNMSRDAMLDLALISDRTLKSSQIFLGSLPIILAYPFLQKYFVKGIVLGSVKG, encoded by the coding sequence ATTCGCCCCAAAAAACGCTTTGACGGGATTGCGGTATTGAACGCAACCGTTCTGATTCTGGTCTCACTGCTCTGTATCCTGCCGCTCATTCATATTATAGCGGTGTCTTTCAGCTCCAGCGCGGCGGCTTCCGCAGGGTATGTCAGACTCTGGCCGGTAGACTTCACATTCGCCTCGTATATGTATACGATGAGCCGGACTGAATTCTGGCAGTCGATGCTTGTCTCCCTGACGCGGATCGGAATCGGCACGCCGCTGAATCTTCTGTTAACGATCCTCGTGGCCTACCCGCTGTCCAAGGAATCGCACGCTCTGCGGTTCCGCAGCGTCTATGCCTGGGCCTTCTTCGTCACGATGCTGTTCAACGGCGGGCTGATTCCCTGGTATACCACGCTCAAGGAGTATGGCCTGCTGGATTCCATCTGGGCACTGGTATTGCCCGGCGCAGTTCCTGTGTTCAGCGTAGTGCTGCTGCTTAACTTCTTCCGGGAGATTCCGAAGGAGCTGGAAGAGGCGGCGCTGATTGACGGGGCCGGCCACTTCCGGACGGTCTGGTCCATCTTCGTGCCGATCTCCAAGCCGGCGCTGGCTACTCTGGCCTTATTCTCAATGGTGGAGCACTGGAACAGCTGGTTCGACGGCCTGCTGCTCATGGGCAATCCGGCCAACTATCCGCTGCAAAGTTATATTCAGACGATTGTGATCCAGCAGAACCTGTCGAATATGTCGCGTGATGCCATGCTTGATCTGGCGCTGATCTCGGACCGGACGCTGAAGTCTTCCCAGATCTTCCTCGGCTCCCTGCCGATTATTCTGGCTTATCCGTTCCTGCAGAAATATTTCGTGAAGGGGATTGTACTCGGCAGTGTCAAAGGTTAA
- a CDS encoding histidine kinase → MVKMIAGGLGLLFKKDYSLRNTIFLRLIVTFLLIMLPILVFAAYLYQWIMQTASSDIRSSASAQTVFYLNDMENEIERMKLLQYSLLEDEDLNKLALTWETLPTIDRTENLNSLMKRLFIVQNSSTYIKDVRVHIMTIGRTISSVGGVREIELKRFREIRSVFGDRRSQVIEWDGGLYLSAMKQRGIKGAEPLLTVEIELDTQELRAALGQFNTYPGSGTLLLSDSARFALYSMTGELAQAEPSQYARDIRTVASGERLRIAGAPYYIVQTGSQELGLSIYRIIPEDIIKNPLSKFYTWAWVFGVAALAIIIAFALSTYKFIHKPMLTLVKSFRRMEQGDLDIHIQHESKDEFRYLYSRFNQMVSNLHSLIDQVYKQKIMAQRAELKQLQSQINPHFLYNSFFILNTMAKTGDTERIEQLTTMLGEYFQFVTRNASDLVSLEQEIHHARMYTEIQAMRFSRRIGVRFDALSEELKKVQVPRLIVQPIIENAFKHSLEKKAMEGLIIVRFAQEGPDIRIIVEDNGDRLSDDTLEQLKESLTVYQEQAETTGLVNIHRRIRITFGEESGLLADRSELGGLRVTILIRAGGENADVQDAYR, encoded by the coding sequence ATGGTGAAAATGATTGCTGGGGGCCTGGGATTATTGTTCAAAAAGGATTACTCACTGCGCAATACGATATTTCTGCGGCTGATTGTGACCTTTCTGCTCATTATGCTGCCTATTCTTGTCTTCGCCGCTTATCTGTATCAATGGATTATGCAAACGGCCAGCAGCGATATCCGAAGCTCGGCCAGCGCCCAGACCGTCTTTTACTTAAATGATATGGAGAATGAGATCGAGCGGATGAAGCTGCTGCAATACAGTCTGCTGGAGGATGAGGATCTGAACAAGCTGGCCCTGACCTGGGAAACGCTGCCGACCATTGACCGGACGGAGAATCTGAATTCGCTGATGAAGCGGCTATTCATCGTGCAGAACAGCAGCACGTATATCAAGGACGTCAGGGTTCATATCATGACTATAGGCCGGACTATCTCATCGGTCGGCGGCGTGCGTGAGATTGAACTGAAGCGCTTCCGCGAGATCCGCTCGGTCTTCGGGGACCGCCGTTCCCAGGTGATTGAGTGGGATGGCGGCCTGTACCTTAGTGCGATGAAGCAGCGGGGCATCAAGGGGGCGGAGCCGCTGCTGACGGTAGAGATTGAGCTGGATACTCAGGAGCTGCGGGCCGCGCTGGGCCAATTCAATACGTATCCCGGCAGTGGAACGCTATTGCTCTCCGATAGTGCGAGATTCGCGCTCTACAGCATGACCGGCGAGCTGGCGCAGGCGGAGCCGTCCCAGTATGCCCGGGATATCCGCACGGTGGCCTCCGGGGAGAGGCTGAGGATCGCCGGTGCGCCTTATTATATCGTCCAGACCGGCTCACAGGAGCTTGGCTTGTCCATCTACCGGATCATCCCGGAGGATATTATCAAGAATCCGCTGAGCAAATTCTATACCTGGGCCTGGGTGTTTGGTGTGGCTGCGCTTGCCATCATCATTGCTTTTGCACTGTCGACCTACAAGTTCATTCATAAGCCGATGCTGACGCTGGTGAAGAGCTTCCGGAGAATGGAGCAGGGCGATCTGGACATTCATATCCAGCATGAGTCGAAGGATGAATTCCGTTATCTGTACAGCCGCTTCAACCAGATGGTAAGCAATCTGCACTCCCTGATCGATCAGGTGTACAAGCAGAAGATTATGGCCCAGCGGGCAGAGCTGAAGCAATTGCAGTCACAGATTAACCCGCATTTTCTGTATAACAGCTTCTTCATTCTGAACACGATGGCGAAGACCGGCGATACCGAGCGGATCGAACAGCTTACTACGATGCTCGGCGAATACTTCCAGTTTGTCACGCGGAACGCTTCCGATCTGGTGTCATTGGAGCAGGAGATTCACCATGCAAGAATGTATACAGAGATTCAGGCCATGCGCTTCTCCCGCAGAATTGGGGTCCGGTTCGATGCCTTGTCGGAGGAGCTGAAGAAGGTGCAAGTTCCGCGGCTGATCGTGCAGCCGATTATTGAGAACGCGTTCAAGCACAGCCTGGAAAAGAAAGCCATGGAGGGCCTGATCATTGTCCGCTTCGCGCAGGAAGGCCCGGACATCCGCATTATCGTCGAGGATAACGGGGACCGGCTGAGCGATGATACTCTAGAGCAATTGAAAGAGTCCCTTACTGTCTATCAGGAGCAGGCGGAGACCACAGGCCTTGTGAACATTCACCGGCGCATCCGCATTACCTTCGGGGAAGAGAGCGGCTTGCTGGCGGACCGGAGTGAGCTGGGCGGACTAAGGGTAACCATCCTGATTAGAGCTGGAGGTGAGAATGCTGATGTACAGGATGCTTATCGTTGA
- a CDS encoding response regulator, with protein sequence MLIVDDEEIITDGLAVIFGKMELELDIYKAYSGREALNLLHRTRVDIVLSDICMPEMDGLELMEHIRRSWPQCKIVFLTGHNDFNYVYQAIQAPGVQYVLKNEGYPKLIEAVMRALQELNDTMQVNDLIRESKEQLNTLETLAQGDYFRHLIHSVKADQDMAGDFIRLNIPLDASRPVLIALGSISDPESSRTYMDRRETALAVKFLSEKLLKERTVSLGVIDRYGDLIWLIQPGGTGEASQPEAWEQMIKFLEGTFELIQQSCRESLEVGIAITLSAEESAWSRLPVVYDKARQVQHYRAGDGERMVQKVQLNETAVPDTLRDRFLRDKVETLAAHLEAGRKEEFLRLFKEMAEPAGQDPGRCNPYLTELYYTIALMLMSYMNRWEADEEIGGSGLMQLESHRTWGEAFRYLRDTAELLFSVRKSGEQKRAAGVIDRICLYIEENLDQDLSLVRLADVIHFNPSYLSRLFKQERGINLSEYIEELRIRQAKDLLRRGELKVAEVGSLIGYVTPQSFTRVFKKWTGTTPQEYRADVVGG encoded by the coding sequence ATGCTTATCGTTGATGATGAAGAGATTATTACAGATGGACTGGCGGTTATTTTCGGCAAAATGGAGCTTGAGCTGGACATCTACAAGGCCTACTCGGGCCGTGAAGCGCTAAATCTGCTGCACCGGACCCGGGTGGATATTGTCCTGTCTGATATCTGCATGCCCGAGATGGACGGGCTGGAGCTGATGGAGCATATCCGCCGGAGCTGGCCGCAATGCAAAATCGTCTTCCTGACCGGACACAATGACTTCAATTATGTCTACCAGGCGATTCAGGCTCCGGGCGTCCAGTATGTGCTCAAGAATGAAGGTTATCCGAAGCTGATTGAAGCGGTGATGCGTGCGCTACAGGAGCTGAACGACACCATGCAGGTCAATGATCTGATTCGTGAATCCAAGGAGCAGCTTAACACGCTGGAGACCTTGGCGCAGGGCGATTATTTCCGCCACCTCATTCACAGCGTCAAGGCGGATCAGGATATGGCCGGGGATTTCATCCGTCTGAACATTCCACTGGATGCTTCGCGGCCGGTGCTGATCGCACTGGGCAGCATCAGTGATCCTGAATCCTCGCGCACATATATGGACCGCCGGGAGACGGCGCTTGCGGTCAAGTTCCTGTCGGAGAAGCTGCTGAAGGAGCGGACGGTCAGCCTTGGGGTTATCGACCGGTACGGTGACCTGATCTGGCTGATTCAGCCGGGCGGGACGGGAGAGGCTTCGCAGCCGGAGGCTTGGGAGCAGATGATTAAATTCCTGGAAGGCACCTTCGAGCTGATTCAGCAGTCCTGCCGGGAATCGCTGGAGGTCGGGATTGCCATCACCCTCAGTGCGGAGGAGTCCGCGTGGTCCAGGCTTCCAGTGGTGTACGATAAGGCGAGGCAGGTTCAGCATTACCGGGCCGGGGACGGGGAGCGGATGGTGCAGAAGGTGCAGCTGAATGAAACGGCGGTGCCGGATACCTTGCGTGACCGCTTCCTGCGTGACAAGGTGGAGACCCTGGCTGCGCATCTGGAGGCGGGCCGCAAGGAGGAGTTCCTCCGGTTGTTCAAGGAGATGGCTGAACCGGCCGGGCAGGACCCGGGAAGGTGCAATCCTTATCTTACCGAGCTGTATTACACAATTGCCCTGATGCTCATGTCGTACATGAACAGATGGGAAGCGGATGAGGAGATCGGGGGAAGCGGGCTGATGCAGCTTGAGTCTCACCGGACTTGGGGAGAAGCCTTCCGCTATCTGCGGGATACAGCAGAGCTGCTGTTCTCTGTCAGGAAGAGCGGGGAGCAGAAGCGGGCAGCCGGTGTCATCGACCGGATCTGCTTATATATAGAAGAGAATCTCGACCAGGACCTGTCGCTCGTGCGGCTGGCCGATGTGATCCACTTCAATCCCTCCTATCTGTCCCGCCTGTTCAAGCAGGAACGGGGCATCAATCTGTCCGAGTATATCGAGGAGTTGCGCATCCGCCAGGCCAAGGACCTGCTGCGCAGAGGGGAGCTCAAGGTCGCGGAGGTTGGCTCGTTAATCGGTTACGTCACCCCGCAATCCTTCACCCGGGTATTCAAAAAATGGACCGGAACCACGCCGCAGGAATACCGTGCGGATGTGGTTGGCGGTTGA
- a CDS encoding IS3 family transposase, with translation MQRAGTSTEGAGARTRRADRGDGNPKKSRAHLQQSKELRFQFIEDHRSEFRVEKMCNVFQVSRSGYYKWRTAKPSPQASRKALLLKRIAYHFHDSKGRYGSPKIKVLLEREGHQVSERTVGKYMKERGLRSCVAKRFRVCTTDSNHPLPIAPNLLNQQFHTEKPNQTWVADITYIPCREGRMYLASVLDLCTREIVGWRLSDRMTTDLVQGALDAAYKAKRPGKGLIHHSDRGSQYASEDYRERLKTYQMTASMSRKGNCYDNACIESFHSLLKKELVYWNRFKTKQQAYDAIFQYIEFFYNRKRIHGALGYVSPVQFAATFKRKTM, from the coding sequence ATACAGAGAGCTGGAACGTCAACTGAAGGAGCGGGAGCACGAACTCGCAGAGCTGACAGAGGAGATGGCAATCCTAAAAAAAGCCGTGCACATCTTCAGCAATCCAAAGAACTGAGATTTCAGTTTATTGAAGATCATCGCTCCGAGTTCCGCGTGGAGAAGATGTGCAATGTCTTTCAGGTGTCCCGGAGCGGGTACTACAAATGGAGAACAGCAAAGCCCAGCCCTCAAGCCAGCCGCAAAGCCTTGTTGCTGAAGCGGATTGCCTATCATTTTCATGACTCTAAGGGTCGCTATGGCAGCCCCAAAATCAAGGTTCTCTTAGAGCGTGAAGGGCACCAGGTCAGTGAACGCACGGTAGGCAAGTACATGAAAGAACGGGGTCTGCGCTCTTGTGTCGCAAAGAGATTTCGCGTATGCACCACCGACTCCAACCATCCGTTACCCATTGCCCCCAACCTGTTAAACCAGCAATTTCACACGGAAAAGCCGAACCAGACGTGGGTGGCGGATATCACCTACATTCCCTGCCGGGAAGGACGAATGTACTTGGCGAGTGTGCTGGACCTGTGTACCCGGGAGATTGTCGGCTGGCGGCTTAGCGACCGGATGACCACTGACCTCGTACAAGGCGCTCTGGACGCTGCCTACAAGGCCAAACGCCCCGGGAAGGGCTTAATTCACCATTCGGATCGAGGCTCCCAGTACGCCTCTGAAGACTACCGGGAACGCCTAAAGACGTACCAGATGACCGCAAGCATGAGCCGCAAAGGGAACTGTTATGATAACGCCTGTATCGAATCTTTTCACAGCCTCTTAAAAAAAGAGTTGGTGTACTGGAATCGATTTAAAACGAAGCAACAGGCGTATGATGCCATTTTCCAGTACATTGAATTTTTCTACAACCGCAAACGAATCCATGGGGCGCTCGGTTACGTTTCTCCGGTTCAGTTTGCAGCCACATTTAAGCGAAAAACGATGTAG
- a CDS encoding transposase, producing MSGTRRSYNEEYKRQTVKYIQEQTKTVAELALELDVPAKTLHKWLGQYRQFENEPIVTPDKYRELERQLKEREHELAELTEEMAILKKAVHIFSNPKN from the coding sequence ATGAGTGGAACACGGAGAAGCTACAATGAAGAATACAAAAGACAGACCGTCAAGTACATCCAGGAGCAGACGAAAACGGTGGCGGAACTGGCCCTGGAACTGGATGTCCCCGCCAAAACGTTGCATAAATGGCTAGGACAGTACCGGCAGTTTGAGAATGAGCCCATCGTTACTCCAGACAAATACAGAGAGCTGGAACGTCAACTGAAGGAGCGGGAGCACGAACTCGCAGAGCTGACAGAGGAGATGGCAATCCTAAAAAAAGCCGTGCACATCTTCAGCAATCCAAAGAACTGA
- a CDS encoding glycosyl hydrolase family 8, whose protein sequence is MINTTEGSFYTGEYRNLFLENGLRPEAIQQRLEDTWNEMFYGAPDVRLYHTMDDDKGYIVDTGNTDVRTEGMSYGMMMAVQMNKKEEFDRLWNFAKVFMQHTEGRYKDYFAWQCKLDGTRLSPGPAPDGEEFFAMALFFASSRWGDGAAPFNYSEQARIILRACVHKGEDGEGHPMWDPETRLIKFIPETPFSDPSYHLPHFYDLFALQADEADRAFWKDAAARSRDYLHLACHPVTGLSPEYANYDGTPVEPQPHGDFRHFFSDAYRVAANIGLDYEWFRCDPWQVEQSNRIQAFFRDIDPADYRRYTIDGQPFDELSLHPVGLLSTLAMASLAADGPDAGRFVKLFWNTPLRTGERRYYDNCLYFFTMLALSGNYRIYL, encoded by the coding sequence ATGATAAATACTACAGAGGGTTCTTTTTACACAGGAGAGTACAGAAATTTGTTTCTTGAAAACGGACTGCGTCCGGAGGCGATTCAGCAGCGGCTGGAAGATACCTGGAACGAAATGTTCTACGGTGCCCCTGATGTCCGGCTCTACCATACTATGGATGATGATAAGGGTTATATCGTAGATACAGGCAATACCGATGTGCGCACAGAGGGCATGTCGTACGGGATGATGATGGCGGTTCAGATGAATAAAAAGGAGGAGTTCGACCGGCTCTGGAATTTCGCCAAAGTCTTCATGCAGCATACGGAGGGCCGTTATAAGGATTATTTCGCCTGGCAATGCAAGTTGGATGGTACACGGTTGTCTCCCGGCCCCGCGCCGGATGGAGAAGAGTTCTTCGCGATGGCCCTGTTCTTCGCTTCCAGCCGCTGGGGCGACGGTGCCGCGCCATTCAATTATTCTGAGCAGGCCAGAATCATTCTCCGCGCTTGTGTGCACAAGGGGGAAGACGGAGAAGGCCATCCGATGTGGGACCCGGAGACCAGGCTGATTAAGTTCATCCCGGAGACTCCGTTCAGCGATCCCTCCTATCATTTGCCGCATTTCTATGATCTGTTCGCCCTGCAGGCGGATGAAGCAGACCGGGCGTTCTGGAAGGATGCAGCTGCCCGGAGTCGGGATTACCTGCACCTGGCCTGCCACCCGGTTACCGGACTGTCCCCGGAATACGCCAACTATGACGGGACTCCGGTGGAACCCCAGCCGCATGGCGACTTCCGCCACTTCTTCAGCGATGCCTACCGTGTCGCCGCCAACATCGGGTTGGATTATGAATGGTTCCGCTGCGATCCTTGGCAGGTAGAGCAGTCTAACCGGATTCAGGCGTTCTTCCGGGACATAGATCCTGCGGATTACCGGCGGTATACCATTGACGGTCAGCCGTTTGACGAGCTGTCCCTGCATCCGGTCGGCCTGCTGTCCACTCTGGCAATGGCCTCGCTCGCTGCCGACGGGCCGGATGCCGGGCGCTTCGTCAAACTGTTCTGGAACACCCCGCTGCGCACCGGAGAACGGCGGTATTACGACAACTGCCTGTATTTCTTCACCATGCTGGCGCTAAGCGGGAATTATCGGATTTACTTATAA